Proteins from one Planctomyces sp. SH-PL62 genomic window:
- the aspS gene encoding aspartate--tRNA ligase, whose translation MLLKRTHTCGELTKEHVGQAVALNGWVDAWRDFGGLVFIDLRDRYGVTQVVFEPEAGADLQAQARELRNEYVVGIRGTVAGRLAGKENPKLKTGQVEVRAVELVVYNASPTPPFEINGPEPNEELRLKYRFLDLRRPDLQRVFILRHQVGQTMRRVLSDQGFLEVETPILGRSTPEGARDFLVPSRVHASHFYALPQSPQLYKQLLMVSGFDRYFQIARCFRDEDLRATRQPEFTQLDIEMSFVEDEDVMTSMEPLIAAMAQEFAGQELSLPLPRVNYHDAMERFGSDRPDLRYDLELKDLADIADQTEFRVFQMAKEAGNRIRGLCAPGGGEKYSRKDLDGLTEFAGNFGAKGLVWLKVEAETFAGPTAKFFKPEVQAQLRERFDAKTGDLILIVADTQAVTSQALSNLRARLAAELKLYDPKAFHYSWVVRFPLLAWDADENRYVAEHHPFTMPLAEDLHLLDTEPLKVRAQAYDLVINGEEGAGGTIRCHDPVVQSKIFGLLGLSPEQAEEKFGFLLSALRNGAPPHGGIAFGYDRMVMLFAGLTNIRDCIAFPKTAKGTDLMTGAPGLVEPRQLKELNIRST comes from the coding sequence ATGCTGCTGAAACGGACGCATACCTGCGGGGAATTGACCAAGGAACACGTCGGCCAGGCCGTCGCGCTCAACGGCTGGGTCGACGCCTGGCGCGACTTCGGGGGCCTGGTCTTCATCGACCTCCGCGACCGCTACGGCGTCACCCAGGTCGTCTTCGAGCCCGAGGCCGGGGCCGACCTCCAGGCCCAGGCCCGCGAGCTTCGCAACGAGTACGTCGTGGGGATCCGCGGCACGGTCGCCGGCCGGCTGGCCGGCAAGGAAAACCCCAAGCTCAAGACCGGCCAGGTCGAGGTCCGCGCGGTCGAGCTGGTCGTCTACAACGCCTCGCCCACGCCCCCGTTCGAGATCAACGGCCCCGAGCCCAATGAGGAACTGCGGCTCAAGTACCGCTTCCTCGACCTCCGGCGTCCCGACCTCCAGCGCGTTTTCATCCTCCGCCATCAGGTCGGCCAGACGATGCGCCGGGTGCTCTCGGATCAGGGCTTCCTGGAAGTCGAGACCCCCATCCTGGGCCGGAGCACGCCGGAAGGCGCCCGCGACTTCCTGGTGCCCAGCCGGGTCCACGCGTCGCACTTCTACGCCCTGCCGCAGTCGCCGCAGCTTTACAAGCAGCTCCTGATGGTCTCGGGCTTCGACCGCTACTTCCAGATCGCCCGCTGCTTCCGGGACGAGGACCTCCGTGCCACGCGGCAGCCCGAGTTCACGCAGCTCGACATCGAGATGTCGTTCGTCGAGGACGAGGACGTGATGACCTCGATGGAGCCCCTGATCGCCGCGATGGCCCAGGAGTTCGCCGGCCAGGAGCTGAGCCTCCCGCTCCCCCGCGTCAACTACCACGACGCGATGGAACGCTTCGGCAGCGACCGGCCCGACCTCCGCTACGACCTGGAGTTGAAGGACCTGGCCGACATCGCCGACCAGACCGAGTTCCGCGTCTTCCAGATGGCCAAGGAGGCGGGGAACCGCATCCGAGGCCTCTGCGCGCCTGGCGGCGGGGAGAAGTACAGCCGAAAGGACCTGGACGGCCTCACCGAGTTCGCCGGCAACTTCGGCGCGAAGGGCCTGGTCTGGCTCAAGGTCGAGGCCGAGACCTTCGCCGGGCCGACCGCCAAGTTCTTCAAGCCCGAAGTCCAGGCCCAGCTCCGAGAGCGGTTCGACGCCAAAACCGGCGATCTGATCCTGATCGTCGCCGACACCCAGGCCGTCACCAGCCAGGCCCTCTCGAACCTCCGCGCCCGGCTCGCCGCCGAGCTGAAGCTGTACGACCCCAAGGCGTTCCACTACTCCTGGGTCGTCCGCTTCCCGCTCCTGGCGTGGGACGCCGACGAGAATCGGTACGTCGCCGAGCACCACCCGTTCACCATGCCGCTCGCCGAGGATCTCCACCTCCTCGACACCGAACCGCTGAAGGTCCGGGCCCAGGCCTACGACCTCGTCATCAACGGCGAGGAAGGGGCGGGGGGGACGATCCGCTGCCACGACCCGGTCGTCCAGTCCAAGATCTTCGGCCTGCTGGGCCTCTCCCCCGAACAGGCCGAGGAGAAGTTCGGCTTCCTCCTGAGCGCCCTGCGCAACGGCGCCCCGCCGCACGGCGGCATCGCCTTCGGGTACGACCGGATGGTCATGCTGTTCGCCGGGCTCACCAACATCCGCGACTGCATCGCCTTCCCCAAGACCGCCAAGGGGACCGACCTCATGACCGGCGCGCCGGGCCTCGTCGAGCCCCGACAACTCAAGGAACTCAACATCCGTTCGACGTGA
- a CDS encoding DUF1559 domain-containing protein gives MNSPIQDRRSAFTLIELLVVIAIIAVLIALLLPAVQAAREAARRIQCTNNLKQIGLACHNYHESRGALPGANMVFGTTGLSALSMLLPQMEQSAVYNAINFTAKYDDPINSTSRFTVVSGFVCPSDQSNPLPALGGGTNYMADMGSGIVWQEAVGGNAGLPRPNGLFHGNSSKRFAEVTDGLSNTGMFSERVLADGNNAVVSKVADVFFSPLSPTTVDEAYNMCRAVDVSNLSNQFPLFMGAPWLTGQHIFQHINPPNGRSCGFFVTNRAVMPPSSFHPGGVNLLLADGSVRFIKDSISLATWSALGTISGGEVISSDAY, from the coding sequence ATGAATTCTCCAATACAAGACCGACGTTCGGCCTTCACGCTGATCGAGCTGCTGGTGGTGATCGCGATCATCGCCGTCCTGATCGCGCTGCTGCTGCCGGCCGTGCAGGCGGCCCGCGAGGCCGCCCGGCGGATCCAGTGCACGAACAACCTGAAGCAGATCGGGCTGGCCTGTCACAACTACCACGAATCGCGCGGGGCGCTCCCGGGCGCGAACATGGTCTTCGGGACCACCGGGCTGTCGGCGCTCAGCATGCTCCTGCCGCAGATGGAGCAGTCGGCCGTTTACAACGCGATCAACTTCACGGCGAAGTACGACGACCCGATCAACTCGACGTCCCGCTTCACCGTCGTCTCGGGCTTCGTCTGCCCCTCGGACCAGAGCAATCCGCTGCCGGCCCTGGGGGGCGGGACCAATTACATGGCCGACATGGGGAGCGGCATCGTCTGGCAGGAGGCCGTCGGCGGCAACGCGGGCCTGCCCCGGCCCAACGGCCTGTTCCACGGCAACAGCTCCAAGCGGTTCGCCGAGGTGACGGACGGCCTGTCGAACACCGGCATGTTCTCGGAGCGCGTCCTGGCCGACGGCAACAACGCCGTCGTCAGCAAGGTCGCCGACGTCTTCTTCTCGCCGCTCTCGCCGACGACCGTCGACGAGGCCTACAACATGTGCCGGGCGGTCGACGTCTCCAACCTGTCGAACCAGTTCCCGCTCTTCATGGGCGCCCCCTGGCTGACGGGCCAGCACATCTTCCAGCACATCAACCCGCCCAACGGCCGCTCCTGCGGCTTCTTCGTCACCAACCGGGCGGTGATGCCGCCGAGCAGCTTCCACCCCGGCGGCGTCAACCTGCTGCTCGCCGACGGCTCGGTCCGGTTCATCAAGGACTCGATCAGCCTGGCCACCTGGAGCGCCCTCGGCACGATCTCCGGCGGCGAGGTGATCAGCAGCGACGCCTACTGA
- a CDS encoding deiodinase family protein produces MLVRTSLHAAILTAGLGLSVSAIAEEPSKPQAAAPATAADESSRALREAWPDRPEWLDMYTAILSDEPMGPTNGWFRTSVTQTRYGWDAVRARFDRDGDGKVARAEYPGDDESFARLDRDRDAGLTQADFDFSRAYMPSPGSMLFSRLDRDGDGKVVREEIERFFKAADADDAGFLSRMDLERALPAPSGSMGPGDRPTKEQLIKGLFRQEIGSLQSGPNLDETAPDFSLKTADGQGELTLSKLVGPKPVVLIFGNFTCGPFRSMAGNFEKLHRRYGDRATFVMVYVREAHPSDGWRMQSNESVGVSTAQPRTYEERAEVAQRCGKLLSLGFPMLVDTIDDAVGARYSGMPGRFYLIDTAGKIAFKNARGPFGFKPAELEQSLILLLQDEGSTGDQARSEVR; encoded by the coding sequence ATGCTCGTCAGAACATCCCTTCACGCCGCGATTCTCACGGCCGGCCTGGGCCTCAGCGTCTCGGCGATCGCCGAGGAGCCCTCGAAGCCCCAGGCCGCCGCGCCGGCGACGGCCGCCGACGAATCGAGCCGGGCGCTCCGCGAAGCCTGGCCGGACCGGCCCGAGTGGCTCGACATGTACACCGCCATCCTCAGCGACGAGCCGATGGGGCCGACGAACGGCTGGTTCCGAACGTCCGTCACCCAGACCCGCTACGGTTGGGACGCCGTCCGCGCCCGATTCGACCGCGACGGCGACGGCAAGGTCGCCCGCGCGGAGTATCCCGGCGACGACGAATCCTTCGCCCGTCTCGACCGCGACCGCGACGCCGGGCTGACCCAGGCCGACTTCGACTTCTCCCGCGCCTACATGCCCTCCCCCGGCTCCATGCTCTTCTCCCGCCTCGACCGCGACGGCGACGGCAAGGTCGTGAGGGAGGAGATCGAGCGATTCTTCAAGGCCGCCGACGCCGACGACGCGGGCTTCCTCTCACGAATGGACCTGGAACGGGCGCTCCCCGCCCCCTCGGGCTCGATGGGCCCCGGCGACCGGCCGACCAAGGAGCAGCTCATCAAGGGCCTCTTCCGCCAGGAGATCGGCTCGCTCCAGAGCGGCCCGAACCTTGACGAGACGGCCCCCGACTTCAGCCTGAAGACAGCCGACGGCCAGGGCGAGCTGACGCTGTCGAAGCTCGTCGGTCCCAAACCGGTCGTCCTAATCTTCGGCAATTTCACCTGCGGCCCGTTCCGCAGCATGGCCGGCAACTTCGAGAAGCTCCACCGCCGCTACGGCGACCGCGCCACCTTCGTCATGGTCTACGTCCGCGAGGCCCATCCCAGCGACGGCTGGCGGATGCAGTCCAACGAATCCGTAGGGGTCTCGACCGCCCAGCCCCGCACTTACGAGGAGCGGGCCGAGGTCGCCCAGCGCTGCGGGAAGCTCCTCAGCCTGGGCTTCCCGATGCTCGTCGACACCATCGACGACGCCGTCGGCGCCCGCTACAGCGGGATGCCGGGCCGCTTCTATCTGATCGACACGGCGGGCAAGATCGCCTTCAAGAACGCCCGCGGCCCCTTCGGCTTCAAGCCCGCCGAACTCGAACAGTCGCTCATCCTGCTCCTCCAGGATGAAGGATCGACCGGCGATCAGGCCCGCTCCGAGGTCCGCTGA
- a CDS encoding alpha/beta hydrolase codes for MVPTSAAEPLDAASEVVKLWPGGAPGARGDDLAKDVPTLSVFLPEPGVATGSAIVVCPGGGYGGLALDHEGRQVAEWLNSVGVAAFVLKYRLAPEYHQPAMLHDVNRAIRVVRQGAAKWGVDPGRIGLMGFSAGGHLASTGGTHFDAGQADAEDPIERVSSRPDRLILVYPVIAMATPYTHQGSNRNLLGENPSAELLKFYSNEQQVTPQTPPTFLAHTNEDKAVPPENSLLFALALRKAGVPLELHIFEKGQHGLGLGAGAKQFNIGPDPAFQAWPGLCETWLKGQGFLDKQPDQSR; via the coding sequence ATGGTTCCGACGTCGGCCGCGGAACCGCTCGACGCGGCGTCCGAGGTCGTCAAGCTCTGGCCCGGCGGGGCTCCCGGCGCCAGGGGGGACGACCTGGCCAAGGACGTGCCCACGCTCTCGGTGTTCCTGCCCGAACCGGGCGTCGCCACGGGCTCGGCGATCGTGGTCTGCCCCGGCGGCGGATACGGCGGCCTGGCCCTCGACCACGAGGGGAGGCAGGTCGCCGAATGGCTCAACTCGGTCGGCGTCGCGGCCTTCGTCCTCAAGTACCGGCTGGCCCCGGAGTATCACCAGCCGGCGATGCTTCACGACGTCAATCGGGCGATCCGCGTGGTGCGTCAGGGGGCCGCGAAGTGGGGCGTCGATCCGGGGCGGATCGGCCTGATGGGGTTCTCGGCCGGGGGCCATCTGGCCTCGACGGGGGGGACCCATTTCGACGCGGGCCAAGCCGACGCCGAGGACCCGATCGAGCGGGTCAGCTCGCGGCCCGACCGCTTGATCCTGGTCTATCCGGTGATCGCGATGGCGACCCCGTACACCCATCAGGGCTCCAACCGAAACCTGCTGGGTGAGAACCCCTCGGCGGAGCTGTTGAAGTTCTACTCCAACGAGCAGCAGGTGACGCCCCAGACGCCGCCGACGTTCCTGGCCCACACCAACGAGGACAAGGCGGTGCCGCCGGAGAACAGCCTCCTGTTCGCCCTGGCCCTGCGCAAGGCCGGAGTCCCCCTGGAGTTGCACATCTTCGAGAAGGGCCAGCACGGCCTGGGCCTGGGGGCGGGGGCCAAGCAGTTCAACATCGGTCCCGATCCGGCGTTCCAGGCCTGGCCCGGGCTCTGCGAGACCTGGCTCAAGGGCCAGGGGTTCCTCGACAAGCAGCCCGATCAGTCGCGCTGA